One region of Armatimonadota bacterium genomic DNA includes:
- a CDS encoding LuxR C-terminal-related transcriptional regulator, with amino-acid sequence MTAVTMPQVREDRTIRLTKREIEVLSLVIEGKSSKEVAEELYVSKRTVDFHLANIYEKLQVSNRVQAYRRATSLGLIPLEPAEVRSK; translated from the coding sequence ATGACGGCTGTGACTATGCCCCAAGTTCGAGAAGATAGAACCATCCGACTTACCAAGCGTGAGATTGAGGTTCTATCGCTCGTAATCGAGGGGAAGTCGAGTAAAGAGGTGGCGGAGGAACTGTACGTGAGCAAGCGAACAGTGGACTTTCACCTCGCAAACATCTACGAGAAGTTGCAAGTAAGCAACAGAGTACAAGCCTACCGCAGAGCAACCAGCCTCGGCCTAATACCGCTCGAGCCTGCTGAGGTTAGATCGAAATAA
- a CDS encoding DNA translocase FtsK: MNRTRRKIQNDSLMQDIAGIACITFGGILFVGIVAPQSGLLGGALGVGARMIVGLGAYVVPFLFIIAGGVLVTGAPRSTTTTRLIGFFLLFLVFVTWSQFARTASVTALFSQPRIDPQDVQLGGGYLGLGMGYLLELILGRISSHIFLTAVLIISLVLITGVPFMMLVALPVAGIRLLFSGRGKLRGFDVRRPVEPERNGSEKKERPKVLTILKKPLVVNGEKSDVVTGAVVTGKIDHGQSAAARPPQESDAEFQLPPVTLLNEPPPPPKRIQSELNYKIDVIERTLEEFKIEADVVEVCHGPTVTRYEIQLAPGIKVNKIVSLADNLAMALAAIDVRVEAPIPGKSAIGVEVPNSNPGIVTLREVIDNEEFWNAPSKLTFALGKDIAGEPKFADLAKMPHMLIAGATNAGKSVCLNSMIASLLFRATPKEVKFILIDPKRVELSLFDGIPHLCTPVVRDIRQAAGILRATLKEMERRYDLFVQMGTRNFDGYNAKVKPEERLPYLVLIIDELADLMMQAGPEVEFAICRLAQLARATGIHLVIATQRPSVDVVTGTIKANISSRVAFAVNSQVDSRTILDMGGAERLIGRGDMLFKPIDAAKPVRIQGCLITEREIESLVKFLKDQGSPVYTMEPAQITDVAGAADDGVKDEFYEPAVRLVVTQGYASTSMIQRRFKIGYTRAARIVDAMETQGIVGPPDGARPREVLITAEDLDRVLGGATFGEETNNFDEEDN; the protein is encoded by the coding sequence ATGAATCGCACGCGGCGGAAAATCCAGAATGATTCCCTAATGCAAGACATCGCCGGCATTGCCTGTATCACGTTCGGCGGCATCCTTTTTGTTGGAATCGTTGCCCCACAGAGCGGTCTGCTTGGAGGAGCACTGGGCGTTGGAGCAAGGATGATCGTCGGCCTTGGCGCATATGTTGTGCCCTTTCTCTTCATTATAGCAGGCGGCGTTCTTGTCACAGGTGCGCCCCGCTCGACAACAACTACAAGGTTAATTGGTTTCTTTCTTCTTTTTTTGGTATTTGTGACATGGTCGCAATTTGCTCGCACTGCAAGTGTGACAGCACTATTCTCCCAACCGAGAATTGACCCGCAGGACGTTCAGCTTGGGGGTGGATACCTTGGCCTCGGCATGGGATATCTCCTTGAATTAATACTTGGGCGCATAAGCAGTCACATCTTCCTAACAGCTGTATTGATTATTTCACTTGTGCTGATTACAGGTGTGCCTTTTATGATGTTAGTTGCACTCCCTGTTGCAGGCATACGGCTACTATTTTCAGGCAGAGGAAAACTGCGAGGGTTTGATGTCCGGCGGCCAGTCGAGCCAGAGCGCAACGGTTCTGAGAAAAAAGAACGTCCCAAAGTGCTTACCATTCTTAAAAAGCCGCTGGTCGTCAATGGTGAAAAGTCAGACGTTGTCACAGGTGCGGTTGTTACAGGCAAGATAGACCACGGCCAGTCTGCGGCCGCTCGACCACCTCAGGAAAGCGATGCTGAGTTCCAGTTGCCGCCCGTCACCCTATTAAATGAGCCGCCACCACCGCCAAAGCGAATTCAATCCGAGCTTAACTATAAGATTGATGTTATTGAACGCACACTTGAAGAATTCAAAATAGAGGCAGACGTTGTCGAAGTTTGTCACGGCCCAACGGTAACGCGGTATGAGATTCAACTTGCGCCTGGAATCAAGGTCAACAAAATTGTGAGCCTAGCAGATAACCTTGCAATGGCGCTTGCAGCAATTGATGTTCGCGTGGAAGCGCCCATTCCAGGGAAGTCAGCGATTGGCGTTGAAGTGCCGAATAGTAATCCCGGTATAGTTACGCTTAGAGAAGTCATAGACAATGAGGAGTTTTGGAATGCACCTTCAAAGCTGACGTTCGCGTTGGGCAAAGATATTGCCGGCGAACCGAAATTTGCCGATTTAGCTAAGATGCCGCATATGTTAATTGCTGGCGCTACCAATGCTGGGAAAAGTGTATGCCTTAACTCAATGATTGCAAGCTTGCTTTTCCGAGCCACTCCGAAAGAAGTTAAGTTTATATTAATTGACCCAAAGCGAGTTGAACTCAGCTTATTTGATGGAATTCCACATTTATGCACGCCAGTTGTGAGAGATATTAGGCAGGCGGCAGGGATACTCCGTGCGACCCTTAAAGAAATGGAGCGGAGGTATGACCTCTTTGTTCAAATGGGTACGCGGAACTTTGACGGATACAACGCGAAGGTGAAGCCCGAGGAACGCCTCCCATATTTGGTTTTAATAATTGACGAGCTTGCCGACCTAATGATGCAGGCTGGCCCGGAAGTAGAGTTTGCGATTTGTCGCCTAGCACAGCTTGCCCGTGCCACTGGCATCCATCTCGTAATAGCTACTCAGCGTCCTTCGGTTGATGTGGTTACCGGCACTATTAAAGCGAATATCTCATCCAGGGTGGCGTTTGCAGTTAATTCGCAAGTAGATAGTCGCACAATCCTCGATATGGGCGGTGCGGAACGACTTATTGGCAGAGGTGACATGCTATTCAAACCTATTGATGCTGCCAAGCCTGTTAGAATCCAGGGTTGTTTGATTACCGAAAGAGAAATCGAGTCGCTTGTTAAATTCCTGAAAGACCAGGGGTCGCCAGTATACACAATGGAGCCAGCTCAAATCACCGATGTTGCTGGTGCCGCTGACGATGGAGTAAAAGACGAATTCTACGAACCAGCAGTGCGATTGGTAGTGACCCAAGGCTACGCATCAACATCAATGATTCAAAGGCGTTTCAAGATTGGCTATACTCGCGCTGCGAGGATTGTTGATGCAATGGAAACCCAAGGTATCGTTGGCCCGCCCGATGGCGCTAGGCCAAGGGAAGTGCTAATCACAGCCGAGGACTTGGACCGTGTGCTAGGCGGTGCTACTTTCGGAGAGGAAACGAACAACTTCGACGAAGAGGACAATTAA
- a CDS encoding FAD-dependent oxidoreductase — protein MLELEADVIVIGAGGAGLRAAVAAKEAGADVLVLEKGIAGKSGCTQNSASDWMAYGAAFGHADQRDNPHEHWLDIMIKGALVARPELARRIAYESPQRLLDLERWGASFDKKDGKFVQILSDGARFPRACGKGTNTGPEIERVLLERARDLGVRFVEGVMTAELIMAGEQPSRVIGCWGITEGGRELAVFSAPAIILATGGAGELYSFNVFPEGMTGDGMAMAYRAGAALVNMEFIQIGPCIIHPLKFALSGVFWRMNPRLLNGNGEEFLSKRIPKDINIGNALTLKGVSFPFSVRNESMYIDIAVYEEIVTGVPGPHGGVYLDISHNSSAEIETRARVPFEHLLARGIDIRKEPVEFAPSIQHFNGGVLIDERASTKIKGLFACGEVAGGQHGADRPGGNALADSQVFGAIAGAEAAKYAIGQKVQPELVKVIAEQQVRFYQAIPVNEQIEWEALLTSIQKAMWRNVSVVRTESRLSNMEASIREAKSILAKARPANMRHYLEMRNIIDVCHMIVTAAKTRTESRGTHYRADYPRRDDGNWLKQIILTRADKKPHISMERIEVPSDIIDGLRTGTLVMD, from the coding sequence ATGCTGGAGCTTGAGGCTGATGTAATAGTAATTGGTGCTGGCGGCGCAGGATTGAGGGCAGCTGTTGCAGCCAAAGAAGCGGGTGCCGACGTGCTTGTTTTAGAAAAAGGTATTGCCGGCAAGAGTGGGTGCACCCAAAACTCTGCTTCAGACTGGATGGCATATGGGGCAGCTTTCGGCCATGCCGACCAGAGGGACAATCCCCACGAACACTGGCTCGATATAATGATAAAGGGCGCATTAGTTGCACGCCCTGAACTTGCACGCAGGATTGCTTATGAATCACCCCAGAGGTTGCTTGACCTTGAACGATGGGGAGCGTCGTTCGACAAGAAAGATGGCAAGTTTGTGCAAATACTTTCCGACGGCGCACGCTTTCCCAGGGCATGTGGCAAGGGAACAAACACCGGGCCCGAAATCGAGCGTGTTCTGCTAGAAAGAGCACGCGACCTTGGCGTTAGGTTTGTAGAAGGAGTTATGACCGCCGAGTTAATTATGGCTGGGGAGCAACCCAGTCGGGTAATTGGGTGTTGGGGAATTACCGAAGGTGGTAGAGAGTTGGCGGTGTTTAGCGCCCCAGCCATCATCTTAGCTACAGGTGGCGCTGGCGAGCTGTACTCCTTCAATGTTTTTCCTGAAGGCATGACTGGCGATGGCATGGCGATGGCATACAGAGCAGGGGCGGCGCTTGTGAACATGGAATTCATACAAATCGGTCCTTGCATCATCCATCCATTAAAGTTTGCCCTCTCTGGTGTTTTCTGGCGAATGAACCCTCGTCTTTTAAACGGCAACGGTGAGGAATTCCTGTCGAAGCGCATCCCAAAAGACATTAACATTGGGAACGCACTTACACTAAAAGGAGTTTCATTCCCGTTTAGTGTTCGAAATGAATCTATGTACATAGATATTGCTGTTTACGAGGAGATTGTAACAGGCGTGCCAGGTCCTCATGGTGGAGTTTATCTCGATATCTCACACAACTCATCAGCCGAAATCGAAACGAGAGCCCGCGTGCCCTTTGAGCATCTTCTGGCTCGTGGCATCGACATCAGGAAAGAACCAGTGGAGTTCGCGCCAAGCATTCAGCACTTCAATGGTGGAGTGCTTATTGACGAGCGAGCGTCAACCAAGATTAAGGGGCTTTTTGCGTGTGGTGAAGTGGCAGGTGGGCAGCACGGAGCCGACCGTCCTGGAGGAAATGCGCTAGCAGATTCGCAAGTCTTTGGGGCAATTGCTGGTGCCGAGGCGGCGAAGTATGCCATCGGACAAAAAGTTCAGCCAGAATTAGTCAAGGTGATAGCCGAACAGCAAGTTCGGTTTTATCAAGCCATTCCGGTGAATGAGCAGATTGAATGGGAGGCATTGCTCACGTCAATTCAAAAGGCGATGTGGAGAAATGTATCCGTCGTTCGTACAGAGTCGAGGTTAAGCAATATGGAGGCTTCAATTCGAGAAGCAAAATCTATTTTAGCCAAAGCCAGGCCGGCCAATATGCGTCACTATCTTGAGATGCGGAACATAATTGATGTTTGCCATATGATTGTAACGGCTGCCAAGACGAGAACAGAGAGCCGAGGAACCCACTATCGAGCTGACTATCCTAGAAGAGACGATGGCAACTGGCTTAAACAAATAATTCTAACGCGTGCTGATAAAAAGCCGCATATCAGCATGGAGAGGATTGAGGTCCCTAGCGATATTATCGACGGTCTTCGAACAGGAACGTTAGTGATGGATTAG
- the hemB gene encoding porphobilinogen synthase has product MIKVRPRRLRTSEAIRRLVRETELSVNDFIYPVFVVPGKEICEKIEPMPGCARYSIDRLVEEAKEIRALGIPGILLFGIPESKNEIATEAYAPDGIVQKAIKAIKKAVDDLLIITDVCLCEYTSHGHCGIVRDGKVVNDLTLPLLAKVAVSHAQAGADIVAPSDMMDGRVAAIRQALDENGFEDTAIMAYSAKYASAFYGPFREAAESAPKFGDRKSYQMDSANAREAIKEVMLDIEEGADIVMVKPALPYLDIIRRVKDVVNVPVAAYNVSGEYAMVKAAAQNGWLDEHKTVMEVLTSIKRAGADIILTYHAKDAARWLSEI; this is encoded by the coding sequence ATGATAAAAGTTCGTCCAAGACGACTTAGGACTTCAGAAGCCATCAGACGGTTAGTGCGCGAGACGGAGCTTTCGGTTAACGATTTCATCTACCCTGTCTTTGTAGTGCCCGGCAAAGAAATTTGCGAGAAAATCGAACCAATGCCAGGATGCGCACGCTATTCCATCGACCGATTAGTCGAAGAGGCAAAGGAAATTCGCGCTCTTGGCATCCCAGGAATTTTGTTGTTTGGTATTCCAGAATCGAAAAACGAAATTGCCACAGAAGCATATGCTCCAGACGGAATTGTCCAAAAAGCAATAAAAGCAATCAAGAAAGCCGTGGATGATCTCCTCATAATTACTGATGTCTGCCTATGTGAGTATACCTCCCATGGTCATTGTGGCATTGTTCGAGATGGAAAAGTAGTTAACGACCTCACACTCCCTCTTCTTGCCAAAGTTGCCGTATCCCATGCACAAGCCGGAGCTGATATTGTGGCGCCTTCCGACATGATGGACGGCAGAGTTGCGGCAATTCGGCAGGCACTAGATGAAAATGGATTCGAAGACACTGCGATAATGGCATATTCAGCTAAGTATGCATCAGCATTCTACGGCCCATTCCGCGAGGCGGCGGAAAGCGCACCAAAGTTTGGCGACCGCAAGTCGTATCAAATGGATTCTGCGAACGCCCGCGAGGCAATCAAGGAGGTCATGCTAGATATTGAGGAAGGCGCAGACATAGTGATGGTGAAGCCTGCCCTTCCTTACTTGGATATCATAAGGCGAGTAAAGGACGTGGTCAACGTCCCTGTCGCGGCATATAATGTTTCGGGCGAGTACGCGATGGTTAAGGCTGCTGCACAGAATGGTTGGCTGGATGAACATAAAACGGTAATGGAGGTCCTTACCTCAATCAAGCGCGCTGGAGCCGACATTATCCTAACATATCATGCTAAAGATGCCGCAAGATGGCTTAGCGAAATTTAG
- a CDS encoding BlaI/MecI/CopY family transcriptional regulator, with the protein MSLVDRLYKAVKKDDKAEGGAPAVSTYSLGELEAQILDVIWDLEPPVNSTQVFKIMYPKRELSYSTIMLTMAKLAKKGILTQTKTGDKKTDAFVYTPNITREQMGKLLLDEVCRKVLGKPLYKAVRDLLPDCSEEELRKIETALRDE; encoded by the coding sequence ATGTCTTTAGTAGATCGCCTATATAAGGCAGTAAAAAAAGACGATAAAGCAGAAGGCGGAGCGCCAGCAGTTTCTACTTACTCCCTTGGGGAGCTCGAAGCACAAATCCTAGATGTAATTTGGGACCTTGAGCCACCCGTCAATAGCACTCAAGTATTCAAGATAATGTATCCTAAACGCGAACTTTCTTACTCTACCATCATGCTTACAATGGCAAAGCTTGCCAAGAAGGGCATACTAACACAAACGAAAACAGGCGATAAGAAGACCGATGCTTTCGTGTACACGCCAAACATCACTCGCGAGCAGATGGGCAAACTGCTCCTAGATGAGGTTTGTCGGAAGGTTCTCGGTAAGCCATTATATAAAGCAGTGCGTGACCTCCTCCCTGATTGCTCAGAAGAGGAACTCAGGAAAATTGAAACTGCCCTCCGCGATGAGTAA
- the rsmG gene encoding 16S rRNA (guanine(527)-N(7))-methyltransferase RsmG — translation MAGIFRGILASGASELGIHLDENQLDAFDIFTSLLLEWNKKFNLTRITNPEEIAIKHHLDSLALLKFVEIPHSSSLIDVGTGAGFPGIPLKIACPELKLTLLDSVRKKLVFLEVVVEKIMLKDVELVHGRAEDIGRVQSYRERFDFVVSRAVARLNVLAELCLPFCRIGGLFVAYKGAHIEEEVEDAQRAIGILGGEKPIVNELVIPHSDVQRTLVIVRKGQSTPPAYPRKAGVPERNPL, via the coding sequence ATGGCCGGAATATTTAGGGGAATTCTGGCGTCCGGTGCGTCGGAGCTGGGGATTCATTTGGATGAGAACCAGCTTGACGCATTTGATATCTTTACGTCTCTTCTTTTGGAATGGAACAAAAAGTTTAATCTCACCCGCATTACAAATCCAGAAGAGATAGCAATAAAGCACCACCTTGATTCTCTCGCGTTGCTGAAATTCGTCGAGATACCTCATAGTTCATCGCTCATAGATGTCGGCACGGGGGCAGGTTTCCCAGGGATACCACTAAAGATAGCATGCCCAGAGCTGAAGCTAACACTTCTTGACTCTGTTCGGAAAAAGCTTGTTTTCCTTGAAGTTGTTGTCGAGAAAATAATGCTAAAGGATGTTGAGCTGGTGCATGGGCGTGCAGAAGATATTGGAAGGGTACAATCTTATCGGGAGCGCTTTGATTTTGTTGTTTCGAGAGCTGTTGCACGGTTGAATGTGCTGGCAGAGCTTTGTCTACCTTTCTGTCGAATTGGCGGCTTATTCGTGGCTTACAAAGGGGCGCATATAGAGGAAGAAGTGGAAGACGCCCAAAGGGCGATTGGAATTCTAGGTGGCGAAAAACCTATCGTAAATGAGCTTGTGATTCCACACAGCGACGTGCAGCGTACACTGGTGATTGTTCGGAAGGGCCAAAGCACGCCACCAGCATATCCAAGAAAAGCTGGCGTGCCCGAAAGGAATCCGCTTTAG
- a CDS encoding isoprenylcysteine carboxylmethyltransferase family protein produces the protein MSKIRIFIGFWIALIVFGIVFPGAFYLISKWLDNLLGLMPFPPESVNQFLAAFALLVGIFWVLWAYSYLHFVGRGSPIEAFGIALYPTQTLVTTGPYAYTRNPMVLGELFILLGIAFAARSLAGLFLIPVLAVAAVVYLKLFEEPGLVRRFGEAYIEYRRRVPVLIPKFR, from the coding sequence ATGTCCAAAATAAGGATATTTATTGGCTTCTGGATTGCTCTAATAGTGTTCGGCATTGTTTTCCCAGGAGCCTTCTATTTAATTAGTAAATGGCTAGACAATTTACTTGGCCTTATGCCATTTCCGCCGGAGAGTGTTAATCAGTTTTTAGCGGCATTCGCTTTGCTGGTGGGCATTTTTTGGGTGCTTTGGGCATACTCTTATTTGCACTTTGTTGGTCGTGGCTCTCCCATCGAAGCTTTCGGGATTGCTTTGTACCCTACACAAACGCTTGTCACTACTGGTCCATACGCCTACACCCGAAATCCAATGGTTTTGGGCGAGCTTTTCATCTTACTCGGCATTGCCTTTGCGGCTCGCTCTCTAGCAGGACTGTTCCTCATCCCGGTGCTTGCGGTGGCGGCAGTTGTCTATCTAAAGTTATTTGAGGAGCCGGGGCTTGTCCGTCGTTTTGGTGAAGCTTATATAGAATACCGACGCAGGGTTCCTGTTCTTATTCCTAAATTTCGCTAA
- a CDS encoding bifunctional 4-hydroxy-2-oxoglutarate aldolase/2-dehydro-3-deoxy-phosphogluconate aldolase — translation MKNKQQILDRIIKCGIAAIVRGQSAEKILKAIEAALEGGVNVIEITFTVPNALEIIKHLSANIGDDVILGAGTVLTPEMAEDAIQAGAQFIVSPCTNLAVIDKAKSLGAPVFPGALTPTEVVTAWQAGADMVKIFPANVMGPTYLKDLHGPLPEVKFMPTGGVTLDTAKAYLENGASALGVGSDLINKQLMDEGNFSEIKERAQKFMQIVKQFRD, via the coding sequence ATGAAGAACAAACAGCAGATTTTAGATAGGATAATAAAGTGCGGAATTGCCGCAATTGTAAGAGGACAATCTGCGGAAAAAATCCTCAAGGCTATCGAGGCGGCCTTGGAAGGCGGTGTAAACGTCATAGAGATTACATTTACTGTGCCGAACGCACTGGAAATTATCAAGCATCTTTCGGCAAACATCGGAGATGACGTAATATTAGGTGCAGGCACGGTTCTCACGCCCGAAATGGCTGAGGATGCAATCCAAGCAGGTGCACAGTTTATAGTAAGTCCTTGCACAAATCTCGCCGTAATTGACAAAGCTAAGTCTCTCGGTGCTCCTGTATTTCCAGGAGCATTGACTCCAACCGAAGTTGTTACCGCCTGGCAAGCTGGAGCAGATATGGTAAAAATCTTCCCAGCTAACGTTATGGGGCCAACATATCTCAAAGACCTTCACGGGCCGCTTCCTGAGGTAAAGTTCATGCCAACTGGCGGCGTTACTCTTGATACAGCGAAGGCATACCTTGAGAACGGCGCCTCTGCTCTTGGTGTAGGCAGCGACCTTATCAACAAACAATTGATGGATGAGGGCAATTTCTCAGAAATTAAAGAGCGAGCCCAAAAGTTTATGCAAATAGTTAAGCAATTTAGGGATTAA
- a CDS encoding sugar kinase gives MADVVTLGEAMLRLSPPDFHRLEQANSFDLKVGGGELNVAVGIARLGLKSSWVSKLPDNPLGRLVRNKAREQGVDTSHIVWTKSGRVGIYFLEFGASPRPSSVLYDRAGSAVSTLAPGEVDWKSALEGCSIFHVSGITPALSKSCAEATLEAVKAAKDAGAKVSFDVNYRKKLWTPEEANACLVPMMEFVDFLITTEEDTGIVFGIRESSYQDVAIKLHEKFGFDVVAITLREDLSVLRNDWSAFAYSHGELYESAKYPCELIDRVGAGDSFTAGFIYGYLTGDVRKGVDYGAAFSALKHSIPGDLNWATLEEVENLLKGGGIRIQR, from the coding sequence ATGGCAGACGTTGTCACCCTTGGCGAGGCAATGCTAAGGCTCTCGCCGCCAGACTTCCACAGATTGGAACAGGCGAACTCGTTCGATTTAAAGGTTGGCGGTGGAGAGTTAAACGTAGCAGTGGGTATTGCCCGGCTTGGGCTCAAAAGCAGCTGGGTGAGCAAGCTACCAGACAATCCGCTTGGCAGGCTGGTGCGCAACAAGGCACGCGAGCAAGGTGTTGATACTTCGCACATTGTCTGGACAAAATCAGGGCGGGTCGGCATCTATTTCCTAGAATTTGGTGCAAGCCCCAGGCCATCGAGCGTTTTATATGACCGCGCAGGCTCGGCGGTTAGCACGCTCGCTCCTGGTGAGGTCGACTGGAAAAGTGCACTCGAAGGTTGTAGCATCTTCCACGTAAGCGGCATCACGCCCGCATTGAGCAAGTCATGTGCGGAAGCAACCTTGGAGGCTGTAAAAGCTGCAAAAGATGCAGGTGCAAAGGTGAGCTTCGACGTCAACTACCGTAAGAAATTGTGGACTCCTGAGGAAGCAAACGCCTGCCTTGTGCCTATGATGGAGTTTGTTGATTTCTTGATTACCACAGAGGAAGACACAGGTATTGTTTTTGGCATACGAGAGAGCAGCTACCAGGATGTCGCTATCAAGCTTCATGAGAAATTTGGTTTCGATGTAGTAGCAATAACTTTGCGAGAAGACCTATCAGTTTTGCGCAACGATTGGTCTGCCTTTGCATATTCGCATGGGGAACTCTATGAAAGCGCGAAATACCCTTGCGAATTAATAGACCGCGTGGGTGCAGGAGACTCGTTCACAGCCGGTTTCATATACGGATACCTTACAGGCGATGTTCGTAAAGGCGTGGATTATGGTGCAGCATTTTCAGCACTCAAGCATTCAATCCCTGGCGACCTCAATTGGGCAACGTTGGAAGAGGTTGAGAATCTTCTAAAAGGGGGTGGCATAAGGATACAAAGGTAG
- a CDS encoding family 10 glycosylhydrolase, with the protein MRSRFFALTLLHVAMLGSLYAAAKPEFRAVGVHTWIPGMLSKAELDDTIRWAKDCNMNVLVVQARRTGDAFYNSAIEPRSADIKEKDFDPIGYAVEQGHANNFEVHAWFNVFRVWGSSKNPPYPNHVINLHPEWLCKDVNGNTASKDGRFLDPGVPEVREYTIKVLTDLLTKYDIDGIMLDFIRYPGREWGYNDIAVARFNKTYGRTGKPAPEDPLWGQWRRDQVTQMVRDIYKTIQRVKPHVKLCAATIPWGDCPSDFKKTDAYAWVFQDWRGWMQEGILDANMPMNYKNPSKPDHQRMYLNWLDGMKRWSYGRHAYTENMVFCDNIEGAIEQIKQARKKGILGVFGFAFSQSQCREALGKALKEHVFQEPAPVPEMPWKPKAKKQVDSKLKATGK; encoded by the coding sequence ATGAGGTCTAGATTTTTTGCTTTAACATTGCTGCATGTTGCAATGTTGGGAAGCTTGTATGCTGCCGCTAAGCCAGAGTTTCGAGCAGTCGGTGTGCATACATGGATACCAGGCATGTTAAGCAAAGCTGAGCTCGACGATACAATACGATGGGCAAAAGATTGCAATATGAATGTGCTAGTTGTTCAAGCGCGCCGAACAGGCGATGCGTTCTATAATTCAGCAATAGAGCCCCGTTCAGCAGATATTAAGGAAAAAGACTTCGACCCAATTGGTTATGCAGTCGAGCAGGGCCACGCAAACAACTTTGAGGTGCATGCTTGGTTTAATGTCTTCCGTGTATGGGGAAGCTCCAAGAACCCTCCATATCCAAATCATGTAATCAACTTGCATCCTGAATGGCTGTGTAAGGATGTCAATGGCAATACTGCGTCGAAGGACGGTCGTTTTCTAGACCCGGGAGTCCCGGAAGTCCGTGAATACACAATTAAAGTGCTTACCGATTTGCTTACCAAATATGATATTGATGGCATTATGTTGGACTTTATTCGCTATCCTGGTCGGGAGTGGGGATACAACGACATTGCTGTAGCTAGATTCAACAAAACATATGGTAGAACCGGCAAGCCAGCTCCTGAAGACCCCCTTTGGGGACAGTGGCGACGGGACCAGGTTACGCAGATGGTGCGTGATATCTATAAGACTATTCAGAGGGTCAAACCTCATGTAAAGTTATGCGCTGCGACAATTCCTTGGGGCGATTGCCCATCCGACTTCAAGAAGACTGATGCTTACGCTTGGGTCTTTCAAGATTGGAGAGGCTGGATGCAAGAAGGCATTCTCGATGCAAATATGCCGATGAATTATAAAAATCCTTCCAAACCCGATCATCAGCGGATGTATCTCAATTGGCTTGACGGGATGAAAAGATGGTCATATGGCAGGCATGCTTACACGGAGAACATGGTTTTTTGCGACAACATTGAAGGAGCGATTGAGCAAATCAAGCAGGCGCGGAAAAAAGGAATTTTGGGCGTCTTTGGATTTGCCTTTAGTCAGTCTCAGTGCCGAGAAGCTCTCGGCAAGGCGCTGAAGGAGCATGTCTTCCAGGAGCCTGCTCCTGTTCCCGAGATGCCTTGGAAGCCAAAGGCAAAAAAGCAGGTGGATTCCAAACTTAAAGCTACCGGCAAGTAG
- a CDS encoding sugar phosphate isomerase/epimerase family protein — protein MSNKLRLGVIVGLAKGAEVEIKKVHDLGLPTCQVSCWNPNIYNDNTLRELMNACEKYCVEVTSVWAGYPGPAVWNFIDGPATIGLVPPEYRSMRVDALKKAADFAAKAGIPSITTHAGFIPESPKDPLYAGTIKALSEVVQHCKRAGIYFCFETGQETPITLLRAIKDIGTDNLGVNLDPANLLMYGKANPIDALDILGPYIRGVHAKDGEYPTDPGKLGIEKPLGQGRVNFPVLIPKLKSFGFSGALTIEREISGEQQIIDIKHAIKILEPLC, from the coding sequence ATGAGCAACAAGTTGCGCTTGGGAGTGATAGTGGGGCTTGCGAAGGGCGCGGAGGTTGAGATAAAGAAGGTACATGATTTGGGGCTTCCCACTTGTCAGGTATCATGCTGGAACCCTAATATATATAATGATAACACCCTGAGGGAACTTATGAATGCCTGCGAGAAATACTGCGTTGAAGTGACTTCAGTTTGGGCAGGATATCCTGGACCGGCAGTTTGGAACTTCATAGATGGTCCTGCAACAATCGGCTTAGTGCCTCCCGAATATCGAAGCATGCGAGTAGATGCCCTGAAGAAAGCCGCCGACTTCGCCGCTAAAGCGGGAATTCCCTCTATCACCACACATGCAGGCTTCATACCCGAGAGCCCAAAAGACCCACTGTATGCAGGCACAATCAAAGCGTTATCGGAAGTTGTGCAACACTGCAAGCGTGCTGGAATATATTTCTGTTTTGAGACTGGGCAAGAAACGCCTATTACGCTTCTTCGAGCCATCAAGGACATTGGAACAGACAACCTCGGTGTGAACCTCGACCCCGCCAACCTGCTAATGTATGGAAAAGCCAACCCAATCGACGCACTTGATATTCTTGGCCCGTATATTCGCGGAGTCCATGCAAAGGACGGGGAGTATCCCACCGATCCTGGAAAACTCGGCATCGAGAAGCCTTTGGGCCAGGGAAGGGTTAACTTCCCAGTGCTCATCCCGAAGCTGAAGTCGTTTGGATTCTCAGGTGCACTTACAATAGAGCGAGAAATCAGCGGCGAACAACAAATCATTGATATCAAACATGCAATAAAGATATTAGAACCTCTCTGTTAA